The genomic region GGATGTGTGTATCTACTTCGTTGCTCGTTCAGCGAAGTACATCCGTGTACTTCGCTGAACACAAGTTTGACCGGTGTCAAACTTGTTTCTACTTAATACACGCGGCATCCGTGCCAATGTTTAAGCGGCATTGCCGCTTAAACTTGCAAGTTTTGCCAAAGGCAAAACATTGCTACTGAAAATACTCAACATAGCAGAACCGCCCACGTGTCCATATCTGAGAGTATCTATATTGCAAGCAAGTCTTTAAAATACGCTATTGTTTTTTCTAATCCCTTGTCGAGCTTTATAACAGGCTGCCACTGCAATACTTTTTTTGCCAGTGATATATCAGGTTGTCTCTGTTTTGGATCATCCGTAGGTAATGCCATATATTTACAGGTTACATTAGTTTCACAAAGTTTGAGTATGTGCATAGCAAGCTCATTAATTGTTATTTCTTCAGATGTTCCAAGATTAATAGGGACTGTTATCTTTACCGGAGTTTCCATTAATGCAAGCAAACCGCGTACTAAATCATCTATATAGCAAAAACTTCGAGTTTGTGCTCCCGTACCGTATATGGTAATATCTTTATGCTGTAGCGCCTGTACGATAAAATTACATATAGCGCGTCCGTCATCCATTTGCATTCCCGGCCCGTAGCAATTAAATATTCTGGCTATTTTAACTTTCGTTTTGTATTGTCTATAATAATCCACACAAAGGCTTTCTGCTGCCCGTTTTCCTTCATCATAACAGCTCCGGATGCCGACAGGATTAACATTTCCCCAGTAATCCTCTTGCTGTGGATGCTGAAGTGCATCACCGTAAACTTCAGATGTCGAAGCTTGCAATATCTTTGCATGATGTTGCGTTGCAAGTTCAAGTATATTCAAGACACCGATAACATTTGTTTTCATTGTATAGATAGGATCTTTTTGGTAGTATTTCGGTGATGCCGGACAAGCAAAATTGTATATCTCATCTACATAAAATGAAAACGGTTGTGTTATATCATGTTCAATAAATTCAAAATCAGGATTATGGCTAAAGCATTGTATATTTTTTAATGTGCTGCAAAATAAGTTATCCATACATATTACATGACAGTTCCGATTTAATAGTGCCGAACATACATTTGATCCTATAAATCCCGCGCCACCCGTTATCAATACTACTTTTTTATTTTTCAACATTGTAATTTCCATATACTTTCTCCCAAAACGGAGAAATAATATTTCTGAAAGGAGCTTTTTCGCAGCGGGGTAAAAAATCACCGTCGCTTTCTGCATAGTGTTTAAAATTTCCGCAATATCGGCAATACTTTTTTAATTGTCCGACTAATGTTTCCTCCGTAGCATCCTTTAAGTAAGGTATACCGCCACCGTCTTTTAGTACTCTGCTGATTGCTCCGCAAACGGAACAGGCAAAATAACCGTTTTTATTGAGTCCTATACCGCAATATGAAGTTACCCAACAACCTTTACTGAAATCCGCACTATTAAAATCAGGGTCGTCAACCGGAGCATCGGCAAAGGGAGTAAAGTAGTCAACGGTATTTTTAGTTTTAAATGATTCATAATCTATACGCACGTTTTGAAATTGTTCCGCTTCTTTACATAATCTTCTGGAATTCTCCGTAAATCCGTTTGAGACAACTTGAATAATCACATCGTTATTATAAACATCAGCATACTCTGTTTGCAACATTTTAAGAATAGCAATAAAATCGGGATGTAAAGTAGGTTCTCCGCCTAAAACATTAATGAGCCTCCAGCGTCGATGTAGTTTTTTACTTTCGGTGATAAACGCGCCAATATCTTCGATTGCCATATAATCTTTTGATGGGGCAAGTCCGCAAGAACGATTACATCCTTCACACCTCAGATTGCAATCAAAAGTAATATCTATTTCAATTTTATTTTGGTTCGGCTTGAATATCTTTCTATTTTTATACAACGTAGCGGCCGTCAATGGTCTTTTACTAAGAATTTCTTTAATACATTGTTCTTTTAAAGCCCTATCCGCATTTCGCTTCTCATAATCGCGTTCATAATAATAATTGATAAAATCCATTTGGAAAGGAGATGAACTCATTTCAACCATAGAAATCATCATGGCATAATCATCGCACTTTTCAAACCATTTTTGTTGCGAATATTTTAATTCTACATTATTATATTTAAAATATGACATCGGAATTGAATCAAAAAGATATTTTCGAAATGTTTTAAGATGCTGCCAGACATTACCGCCATTTTTTCTTGGTTCCATAAAATTTACCGGATAGCGATAATGTGGTTGCAACCGATAGGTTTGATGAACCCGTCCACAAGTCATATCAACACCCCACATTTCATATTTTTTATATACATCGTATAATGCTTCACGTCCTATCAATGCATCATCGGTATCAATGCAAACAATAATAGAATCAGGATTATTACAATACTTGTGAATCGCAATGTATTCGCATTGTAATTTAGGTAAATGAGTTCGCCCTTTTATGAAAGTAATACGATTCTGGTACGGTTTAATTATTTGTTCAATAAAAAGCGACATACCATTATCGGAGCAGTCATCGTAAAACAAAATACCGAAATCTTGAAAACTTTGACTTATTAAGGAACACCACATCCGAAGAAATTTATCGACAGTAATATTTTTAAAACAAGAAAGTACAACCATTGTCTCATTGCGTTTCGGAGTACACCAATCGTAAAATGAACCTTCGCAGTCAAAATGATCGTATTGAATATCCGGAATGATACTCTGTTCTACTCTATCAAGAATATTCATCCAACTATACGCGCTACTCTTCCGATAGTTTTGAGGATGAACATAAAAAGTTCGGTTATCCCCCCCTCGAATAGAACAGTATCCTGTTTCTTTTTGTAATTTTTCAAGCGAGCGATACCATGTTAACTGTAATCTACCGTCACAATCTAATGTATTCGGAAATGGACGAAGCCTAAACATTCTTTGCTTGTCAAAAAGCCCCATTCTGACTTCCGGCACGTATCCGCCGTTCTCAAATCCGAAGTAAGCCTTACTCTGTGAATTACAAATATTAAATCCAACGGAAATCACTTTTTCATTTTTCTTAAGTTCAGCAAGCATATCCTGCATATACGAATGATCAATATCCCTTCGACCAATCATCACATCGCTATCCATTTGAAAAATATAGTCGCCGCTGCACTGCTCAAAAGCGTACAGCTGGGAACTTATCGGTACATTTGAAGACGAATGAGTGTGATTCGTTGACAAACCGAACCAATCCCAATTAATACGCTCTGTGTAATCGGGATTGAATATAAAATATCTATCGATAACGCCTTCTTTCTTTAAAGTATCAACTATGTTAATAACTTTCTCAAAATCGGCATTTTCGGTAAATTGACGAATAAAATTATCTTTTTTTGAGTCGATAGAGACAATGACTTCATGGAATATATTTGGGCATGAAAGCTGCCTGACAATATGTTTTATATTCTGTTCAATTATTTCAACATCCTGTGCGCAGGTTTTAATCAATAGAGAAACCTTGTCTTGCAGCGGTTGCAGTTTTTTATACCCGACAATGATGGCCTCCGGTACAAACGTATTATTGTCGGAAAGTCGTATATCCTTTATCTGAATATCACATAGATATAAATGCTGTTTGATTTTATTAAAAAACAATTGTTCAAGATTATCTATTTGCTGTATTGAATAACTCTCATAAATAAGATCTTTTCTCTTAACAACCTCGAATGAATTAATGACTGTCTTTGATTCCTCATACATAATATTTGCAAATATCTTATTTATAAAAGTACGACAATCTTTTAATTCAGGAAGATCAAAATTATTAATTGCACTTCGTTGTAGTTTTTTTAAATCAGGGTTATCATTTTCATGAAGAAAGATATACATTCGTACACAAGCATTTAAGAACAGGCTATCATTATAATATTGACATCCGTCTAAATCTATTAGTTTTATAATACCGTTGACGCGAATAAAATTTTCTTTTTTACAATCTCGAATGACAATCTTTTTTTGCCAACACTCGGTTAAGAAATTAATCACATCATCTTCTGTAAATGCTGTGACCGGCTTTGATGGTTCATATGGGTATTTCTCTATAACCAATCCTTCAAATTCAATCACTTCTTCCAGTTGATAAAAGGACTTATATGTTTCTTTTTCGAAAAAGAATGTAAGATGTTGATATGTGTACCATTTATTTCCACCCGTGAACCATGGTAGAACAACTTTATACACATGCTGTCCGTTGTGAAACACAACACCTTCAAAACCTTGTCCAAGATACGTAAGATTTTTCAAGCCATATCGTGCTAATATGTTTTGAGCTCTTTCTTTTCGTTCAGTATTTTCCATAAACGTATCCCTTCTTGATAAAGTTTTTCTCTGGCTTGTTTATAATCATCTTTTTTTTTATTATTCGCAGTCATATTTCCATCTAAATTATAGATCGTCAATAATACACCTTCGGCGAAAGCAATATTGTATTGTTTATGACTGAGTAATATTCTTACTGATAAAAAATGATCCTCTGCACTGGGAATATCAGGATATTCTTCAAGACTCTTTAATGTAAGAAAGATATTACAAGACGGTAATTCGGAATCGGCGAATCCTTCTGCCATACTTTTTAATCGTTGTAAAAGATACTGTGGATTTTTTAGCCTCTTGCTCGCTTTATTAATACGATCAATAACCATATTATTCTGCCGCAGATAATTACCTGCAAAAATAACATCTGCATCGGTTTGCCGTTTTAAATTTTCAATGTGTGAAAGAACAAATTGATCGGCATATTCATCATCACAATCCAATCGTCCTATTAAATTTACGGCACCAAAATACTTTGCAATATACTTATTAAGATGATTCCGTGTTTTTGATACGTTCTGATATTGTACTTTTGTGATGATAATCTGCGGATTTATCAACAAATCTTCTACAGTTTCTTCCCAACAATCGGTCGAGTTATCGTCAGCGATTAAAATCCATATCTGTGCATTGATATTTTTTTGTTCAAGAATTGAAGTTAGGCATCGTCTTATCGTATTTCGACCGTTATGAATCGCAACACCGATAACAATTTTTTTCAGTACCGGCATTATTCCGGATAAGATTAAACAACTTCAAAATATTCGTTCGATTAGTATATGAAAATAAGCTTTCGGCACGATCCAAAGCCTTGCGTAATACTTCTTCCGAATAAAGCAGTATATGTTTTTCAAAAAACAAAGTAAGCCCTTGTTCTTTCTTCTTTTTTGTTATATGTTATGGAACCATTCCAAGCATAGTGATTAACAAGTACTTCGGGTATTATTTTAATATTTTCTTTTGATACGCATCTAAGTATCCTGATCATCAAGTCTCTATCCGTGCAGCTTGGAAGGCTTTCATCAAATCCTCCTATACAATTCAGTATTCCAAGACGAATAAACATATTACTGCCTTGTATTCCCGGATTGCCGCATAGAAAAGAGTTAACGACCAAATCTTCATAACTAAAGATATTCGCCGTTTTGCAGTCGCTTCGCTTCAGATATGCTGCCAATAAATCAGGGGCATATGAACCAACACTAATGGCATTTTTGCATTTTTCCAAATACCGTATATCCCAACTGTCATCATCATCCAGAATAGCAATATAGTCGGTATCTAAAAATCGAGCATTATACCATTCAATTCCGGAATTCCATGCTCCGGTACCGCTCATTCCTGATGTTTTAGTATTCTTGATGTAATGAATATTGGCATCATTACGCATACTGATACGATGTTGCACTTCAGCACTTACCGTTTCGTCGGTATTGTCATCAACAATTAAAACACAGTCAGCTTTTTTCGTCTGGCACAAAACTGAAGGAAGCGCACGCGAGAACAGTAGCTCGTTTCTCCCCATCGATGTTGCAATAAGCACTCCGACTTTATAATTATTTGTCATCGGCATTTTTAATCGATAAATCCATATTGACCATCTTGTTTCTTCCTAAATTTTGGCAGAAACATTGATACCGCTGTTTCGATCTTCTTGTCAGTAGATAAAAAAAAGGAGTATCACAGAGTGCAAGAATTACTTTTGCAAAGAAAACACCATACAGCAAATCAGCTACTCTCGGTACAATACCATAAAATGCAATAAAACTGAAAACCGCAGTATCAATAAATTGGCTAATAATAGTGCTTATATTATTTCGAAGAAACTTATATTTTTCAGAATAAGATTTTATCTTATGGAAAATAAACACATCAACACTCTGACTTATTAAATATCCCGATAAACTTGCAATAATAATTCTGGTAGTAGAATTAAAAATTTGATTAAATGCGGAAGTATCATTATCTGACGGAAGTATTAATGCTAAACGGATCAGTAAGAAGCTTATTATAAGACAGATGAAACCTATCTTCACAAGTCGATCAGCCGCTTTTTTTCCGTATAACTCTCCGACGACATCCGTCATTAAGTATGTAACGGCATAGGCTATAGTTGCAGAAGGCATCCGTAATCCGTAAATCGTTACTATTTTTGACCCTAGTACATTAGAGATAAGGAGACCGGTAATAAATATGCTGTAATAAACCGGTAAAATGTTATTTATGTCATCAGTCTTATTCATGGCTGACCCCATCGGCTCTATTCAATACAGCATTCTTCATATCCGTATTAATTCTTTCTACGGCACACATCAACGGTAAATTGAACTGTGCGTTAAACGCCGGGATATCTTTATTAAAACAGTGAGAATCATAATAAGGCGTTTCTTCGTATACAAATGTATGGCTGGCATTAATCCGTGAATCTTTGATAAAAATATTTCTTACATCTTCATATTCCACCCCCTCTTTTTTACAAGCAAGGGCAATTTCATTACAAAAGGTGACTTTCAGAGCAAGAAAACAATTTTCCATATATTTTGCAATAATGGCAGTCTTTATATCCGTATATATAATTTCAAAATCCGCACTATGAATTAATGTGTAAAGATATGCTACTTTGTTGCATAAACCACGTGAACCGCCCAGTACTACATAATTGTGTAAACCTGAATGAGGCGTAGTACCGGTAAACTCGGGAGAGAAAATAGCATTCTGAGGCAAAAAGCGAATAATATCTACCGGTATTGTTGATTTTATAATAATCACATCCGCATCGATTCGGCTACAAAGATCAACAACGATAGAAATATCTGCGGAGCCGCTATCCATTTTATCGGTTGGAACACAGACAAAAGCAAAATTGTAATGCTCATGTAAATCATTAACTTTGTATGGGCAATTTGGACTGTAAGGATCGTACACTGAAAGTGCCGCTTTTGAAGCCGTGGCCATCTTTTGGAAGTCTTGAAATAAAACTTGCCCAATATGACCATATCCGCATTGTAAGATTTTCATATTGTCTCCTAATGAAACCTTACCCCTTTACTTGCAGTAGGAAGTTCTGCATAGTGCAATTATCTTTATGATAACCGTTTATATAATACCGAGCGGTATTATATAAGTCTTACTAAGGTTTCACTGTGACCGAATATACTGAAACTTAACGATACTGTCAAGGACAGGATAAGAAGTCAAGATTTTTAAAAACTCACAAATCTATAACCGAATATTTTTTGTAACTTTGCGATTCGCAGCGCCAGGTTCGTCTTTTCCGGATTTTCAGTTATTGTTATTACTGATATGAAATATTCAGCTTATCGGTTATTTCGCTTTGTGTTTTTTCGCCTCGCTTTTTAGGCAGCATAAGAGCAAATTCAATATGTAATTCAGCTTCCACAGCATATTCCAACTGAAATTCGGGCAGCGGTATCGATATTCCCCGTACGATCTCGCTTTCCAAAATTCCATTTCCTGCTTTCGTCGCCATCTCCAAGGTTGTTTTTTTCAGTATTCTCAAAAGTAAGAACGTGTGGTAAGTCTTGGTAATAGACAGTTTATGGTATATAGTATGTGCCAAGGAGTCTTACCTATGAGAAGATCTGACAGAGAAGTAACCGACTATCAACAAATAAAGTTGATTATTGAACAGGCAAAAGTAGTACATATCGGGATGATCGATAACGGCCGTCCGTATGTAGTACCAATGCAGTACGGTTTTGTATTTACCGGCGGTAAGTTAACTCTCTATGTGCATTGCGCAAAAGAAGGCCGGAAACTCGATATCATCAAAAAGAACCCGTGTGTTTTTATTGAACTTGAAACGAATGTTGCAATTGTTTCCGGCGGCGATGTTCCGTGTAAATACGGTTCGGAATATGCAAGCATTATGGGAGACGGAATAGTAGTTATTGTTGAAGATATTTCAGAAAAGATTTTCGGATTGCAGCTTATGATGAAAACGCAAAGCGGCAGAGATTTTGAAATAACCGAACAGATGGCGGCATCGGTTACAGTGTTGCGTATCGATGTTCCGTGTGTAACAGCAAAGAGTAGGGTTAAAGCCTAAGCTTATCATAGAAGAGACTTTCCTGATTGAACAACTGCACAAAGTGTCACCTTTGGAAGTTGTTCAATTTGTAGCGTACTTACAAGCTACAGTGTCTGTTTACCTTAAACTCATCACTGCGTATAACCACAGGTTAGGGTTTATACCACTGTGCAAGCCCTTCCGCTAAAGCATTGGCAGCTTGCTGGGGAGTTTTTTCTCCTTTCATAACGGCAACTACACCATCATTCAGCAAAGTATAGCCGGAAGGCGTTCCGTTCATCAACCTTGGCCATACAAAGCGAACATCCTGCCCTCGCCCGGTAAGAAGTGCATAAATTTCGGCACCTTGAGAACTTTCGATAGGAATACTCCCATTGAACATAGAATAAAAACCGCTCGGCAAATATTTTGCGACAACGGTGGCTCCTTCGGCTGTACAAAGCCACGACAAGAAATCCCAAGCCTCTTTTTGATGCGTTCCGTTCGCATTCATCGCTATTCCTACATCAACATGGAAGCAAATTTCAGGCTGTTTTCCGGCCGGAGGTGGAAATGCGAAATTTCCCCACTGAAACGGTAACTCTTTAAAGCTGTCGAGTGTCCAGGAACCGTCAGCATACATAGCCGCTTTACCCGTTGCGAAAAGCATATTTGAATCAGCATACGTTAATGATTCAAAATTTTCGAAACAATAGGGGGCAATATCCTTCATTGCAGAAAAGGCTGCAACCATATCACCATCGTTAAAAGGACGCAAGCCGTTTTCATATTCATGCCTGCCTTTTTCGCCGCCGATAAAGTTCGGTAATAATCCCATCATAAAACATTCATTGATATCCCATCCATCGGCAAGTCCGTTTGCAAATGGGGTATATCCGGCATCTTTTAAATCTTTGCAGGCAAGCAAAAGTTCTTCCCATGTGGTGGGAATAGCGAGATCTACTCTTCCAAAAATATCTTTATTATAATAAATACTCTGCACCACGGCAGCAACAGGAACTGCGAAAGATTTACCGTCAGAGCCTCGCCATGCATCTTTACTGCTTTCGGAAAAATGTTCTTCTAAATATGGTAAATTGCTTATATCTACCAAAAAACCCTTCTCATACAATTCCATACCGATTGCATAAGAGCGAGCAAACATTAAATCCGGATCGGATCCACTATCCAACTGCATACGAAGCTCTGTATTGTAATTGGGTGGGTTGATCGGCTTAAATTGAATAGATACGCCGCTTACTTTTTCATATTCGGCAAGTAAGCGAGTCCATGCTCCCAAATCATCTGTACGCCATGATCCCAGTGTTAAAACAGTTTTTTCTGCATTTTTTCTTGTACTTTTTACACATCCCAAACAAACCGTAGTGGCACAAAATATCATAAAAAGCAGCATTAGGATTGCGATAAATCTTCTCTGCATATTTTCTCCTCCGCAATTATGACGAGTAAAATGGACTCTCCCCAAATCTTCTGCGAAAATATCCGTAACATACACCGGTAATTGGTCTCTGTCAATCTGTTAAAATGAGCGTGTCAATGGAATAAGGATGGAATACAACTTAAAAATTAGCAAGAAAATAAATACCAAGAAAGATAGCTAAGCGGGCTTTCTCTGCCGGAAGCCTAGGTTGCACCGTTAGACATTCAAGATAATACCAAAAAAGTCCGAAATCGGGATCTATACGAATGGCGTACTCTAAAAAACCTTCACTGTCGATTTGCCGACCGAAAAGCAATAATACCACATCATGCAAAACGCCGAGGCATTCAGGCAGCAAGTCCGCGTAAGCAGCCGGATTTTCTGCCTGCTGCATGGATTCACAAAAACAGCGGAGGCGATATAGAATATCCTCTTTTACATCTTCGTCGGCTTTTTCAACCCACATCTTATCGACAAGCAGCTGTACATTTTTTTCAAAGCTACGGATAAGGTTGATTTGATAGTGCCGAGTAATCGGCTCGGTACCTGTAAATACCTGTTCGAAGGACCCGCTCGCATCAAAAGCCCTCGCAATAAGCAATGCTTGTACGGCAGACACTTCAGCCTCCTCCGCTGCAAGAAAGGCGGGAAGATATTCAACCGCCGCCTTCCGTATCTGTTCCGGCAGCTGCATACCCACATCGTTAAAGATAGATTTAAGCATGCCTAAAAATGGTCTTTAATTTATTTTTTGTCAAGTAGTTTCCCCTTTATGTTCCAGTTTAAGATCATGGTGAATGAACAGAGGGCATTTTAGGGAAAACCTCTAAAAACGGCAAACCTACCGGTTCGTCCTACAAGGACATGATTTATCACATTCGCTCTAGGGGGAATTAGAGTCTTTTTATATCGTTTTTTCGTAGATAAAAGCCCTCTTGTCCCCGAACCATGCAAACCGGTCTAAAATTTGTGTGCGGATAAAGCCTTGTTTTTCATAAATCCTGATTGCTTTATGCCAATCTTCATGCACAAGCAAGACGACCTGTTCCACCTGCGGAAAAACGACGGCGATGCGTTCTATAGCAGAAGCAAAAAATTTTTCGGCAATGCTTTGTCCGCGTACTTCCGGCAACAATGCAAAAGAAGATATATACAACACCGTTCCTGCAGGCTGATGACGTTCTCGTACCGAATGTCCGAGTGCAAACGCGCCGACGTCCATCTGTAAGGCATCCCATAGTTCAGCCGTAAAATAACCGCACACCGATTGCGTATCAGCTTTAACAAGAACATAATTGCAACCGGAAGTATATGCGATGCGATCGGCAAATACACTTTCGTCCTCAACGATGTTTTCTTCAAAGCTTTGCCGTTCCACCTGCATAACCGCAGCCAAATCTCTCGGTTCCGCCTTTCTTACGCTATACCCTTTTGCTACCATTATCACTACCCCAAGGCAACCACATCAGATACACGAATCGAATACCGCAGAATAGATAGGCTGTAAGACCATTTGAGACGCAACACGGCGAAACTCTGGTTGAACAGCCTATCTATTCTGCGGGCTGTTATTCGTGCGGAGAGCTTAATACCCCGACGCTTGCGTCGGGGTTGTTGATTAAAAGAATCTGCTGTATTTGCCCCGAGCTCCTCATCACCACCCCAAGATCGCTTTACGATGCAGTAAGCCTATTATGCGAAGATTTTCTTCCGCAGATTTATGCTGATCACCCAGTTTTTTAAAATCGATAGCAAAGCAGTTCATCGAAAAATGCTGAAATACATAGACCGGCGCATCGGATTTTCCGCCGTATTGCCGTTGCAGCTCATCCGCATAAGCGGTAAAAAGAGATTTTTTTCTTAATTCGCCGTACCCCACCAGCCAAAGCGGACAACCGAGTGCTTTCTGCAGGGCAGCGGTATGGGAAGCGAGCCATTGTTGCGTTTCTTCAAAAAGGCTGCGGAATTGTTCACCGCCATTTTTGAGTAAGTAATTAAGCTCCTTCGTTTTTGCCGTATGAATAGGAGTTTTGTTGAGGATGATAGCCTCTCGCCTAAAATCGATGTTGAGTTCGGGATTGCGGCGAAAAAAGCCTTCCGCGACCTTCCCCGCCTGACCTACCAAATAGCGCTGATTTTTATGCAGCTGTTCGTTTTTTCCCGGATTATCACTAACGATAATCAGTTTTATTTGATCGGAGCCTTGTAGTTCGTCCAAACTATGGTTGTAGACAATGGGGGTTTCCTGCGGGTAGGCAGGGGTTTTGTTCTCCGCCGCTGCTGCTTGCTGTAACAAATGCAGCACACCTCGCCCAGCCGATTTTTCTACGGATGACACTGCTTCATTAGGGGCTGAATATTCATAGCCACAGCGGGTAAGCCATTGCCGACATGACGTTTTAAAATCGGTTCTAAAGGCGGAAAAAGCCTGCCACTCTCTTTCGGTCATCGGATTACTTAACTTTTATCTGAGAAAAAATTTTTCTGAATACATTACTGCTCAATTTTTTCTTGAGGAATCCCAGCTTGGTTTCGGAAATTACGATAGCGATAAAAATAAAAGCACACCCGATTAAAAGCGAAGCCGTTACCTCTTCATGCCAGAATGCGATGGCAAGGATAATACCGAATACCGACTCAAGAGAGAATATGAGCGCAGCTGTCGATGCGATAACCTCCCGTTGACCGATTGCCTGCAGTATATTAGTCAGCGACATACAAATAATACCTAAATAAAGAGCGGCAAAAACGGACTGCCCGTTCCAGACGATTTTAGCACTGTCTTCAAAAAAATAGGTATATAAACCTGCATAGATGGCTCCGAAAAACAAATTTCCGATCGTGAGCAAAATCGGATCCATGGTGTCGACATATCGTCCGAGATATACAAGGTAGGCGCCGAAAACCACGCTGCCTATCAGAGCGAGGAAATCACCGAGATTTAAACCGACATCGGAAGTTTTTAAAAGGTTCGGCATCGAAATGAAGCTGATACCGACTAGACAGACAACAGCAGCGATAACGTGATAAATATTCGGCTTTCTTTTCCATACGAACCATGCAATAAACGGAGTGATAACGCAATAGGTCGCGACCAAAAAACCGCAGCGCCCCGGCGGGCATCCTGCAGCAATGG from Treponema vincentii harbors:
- a CDS encoding GNAT family N-acetyltransferase, producing the protein MVAKGYSVRKAEPRDLAAVMQVERQSFEENIVEDESVFADRIAYTSGCNYVLVKADTQSVCGYFTAELWDALQMDVGAFALGHSVRERHQPAGTVLYISSFALLPEVRGQSIAEKFFASAIERIAVVFPQVEQVVLLVHEDWHKAIRIYEKQGFIRTQILDRFAWFGDKRAFIYEKTI
- a CDS encoding DMT family transporter, giving the protein MSKLTKKEIGAHVALLVAAIFWGTTFVAISSTSSYFPPAFLVFLRCAIGGGVLMLVFIKRLKNLSRSYVTVCAFLGFLMTIGYLMQNLSIAAGCPPGRCGFLVATYCVITPFIAWFVWKRKPNIYHVIAAVVCLVGISFISMPNLLKTSDVGLNLGDFLALIGSVVFGAYLVYLGRYVDTMDPILLTIGNLFFGAIYAGLYTYFFEDSAKIVWNGQSVFAALYLGIICMSLTNILQAIGQREVIASTAALIFSLESVFGIILAIAFWHEEVTASLLIGCAFIFIAIVISETKLGFLKKKLSSNVFRKIFSQIKVK